The Xanthomonas sp. DAR 34887 genome has a segment encoding these proteins:
- a CDS encoding tryptophan halogenase family protein, whose product MAQIRKVVIAGGGTAGWIAGCALAHQFRDLLDITLIESEQIGTVGVGESTVPPIRSFHRFLQIDEQEFLRAVAGTFKLSISFENWPRHGERYIHPFGITGQSTLVCAFHHFWLEAQRRGMVSELGDYCLETVASRVDRFAPQQSPPVNYAYHLDAGLYARLLRGHAERHGLKRVEGKIQQVRQHAESGFVEALLLEDGTLIEGDLFIDCTGFRGLLIEQTLHTGYEDWKQWLPCDRAVAVQTEAVAAPVPYTRAIAHAAGWRWHIPLQHRVGCGLVFSSAHLSDDEARAKLLHDAAAPPIKDPWLVPFRTGRRCKAWNKNVVSLGLASGFIEPLESTSIHLTIAAVMRLITLFPTDGIAPSMAEIYNAVSRAEMEHVRDFIILHYHANQRDEPMWRACREMTLPDSLQQRLQAWRERAHAWQGADELFRVDSWIHVLLGQGIVPAQHHLLARALPDQQLQQLLDTIRQPIDRAVAQMPSQQDFIARYCQAGPEVWAGRTPVAASVSA is encoded by the coding sequence ATGGCCCAGATACGCAAGGTGGTGATCGCAGGCGGCGGCACGGCAGGCTGGATCGCCGGTTGCGCGCTGGCGCACCAGTTCCGCGACCTGCTGGACATCACCCTGATCGAATCCGAGCAGATCGGCACGGTCGGCGTCGGCGAATCCACGGTGCCGCCGATCCGCAGCTTCCATCGCTTCCTTCAGATCGACGAGCAGGAGTTCCTGCGTGCCGTGGCCGGCACCTTCAAGCTCTCCATCTCCTTCGAGAACTGGCCACGCCACGGCGAGCGCTACATCCACCCGTTCGGCATCACCGGGCAAAGCACCCTGGTCTGCGCGTTCCACCATTTCTGGCTGGAGGCGCAGCGGCGCGGGATGGTTTCCGAGCTGGGCGACTACTGCCTGGAAACGGTGGCCTCGCGCGTGGACCGCTTCGCGCCGCAGCAGTCGCCGCCGGTCAACTACGCCTACCACCTGGACGCCGGGCTGTACGCGCGCCTGCTGCGCGGCCACGCCGAGCGCCACGGCCTCAAGCGCGTGGAGGGCAAGATCCAGCAGGTGCGGCAGCACGCCGAGAGCGGCTTCGTCGAGGCGCTGCTGCTGGAAGACGGCACGCTGATCGAAGGCGACCTGTTCATCGACTGCACCGGTTTCCGCGGCCTGCTGATCGAGCAGACCCTGCACACCGGCTACGAAGACTGGAAGCAGTGGCTGCCCTGCGATCGCGCGGTGGCGGTGCAGACCGAGGCGGTGGCGGCGCCGGTACCGTACACCCGTGCGATCGCCCATGCCGCCGGCTGGCGCTGGCATATCCCGTTGCAGCACCGCGTCGGCTGCGGGCTGGTGTTTTCCAGCGCGCACCTGTCCGACGACGAAGCGCGCGCCAAGCTGCTGCACGACGCCGCCGCGCCGCCGATCAAGGACCCGTGGCTGGTGCCGTTCCGCACCGGCCGGCGGTGCAAGGCCTGGAACAAGAACGTGGTGTCGTTGGGCCTGGCCAGCGGCTTCATCGAACCGCTGGAATCCACCAGCATCCACCTGACCATCGCCGCGGTGATGCGGCTGATCACCCTGTTCCCGACCGATGGCATCGCGCCGTCGATGGCGGAGATCTACAACGCCGTCAGCCGCGCCGAGATGGAGCACGTGCGCGATTTCATCATCCTGCACTACCACGCCAACCAGCGCGATGAACCGATGTGGCGGGCCTGCCGCGAGATGACGTTGCCCGATTCGCTGCAGCAGCGGCTACAGGCCTGGCGCGAGCGCGCGCATGCCTGGCAGGGCGCCGACGAACTGTTCCGGGTGGATTCGTGGATCCACGTGCTGCTCGGCCAGGGCATCGTGCCGGCGCAGCACCACCTGCTGGCGCGCGCGCTGCCGGATCAGCAACTGCAGCAGTTGCTCGACACGATCCGCCAGCCCATCGACCGCGCGGTGGCGCAGATGCCGTCGCAACAGGATTTCATCGCGCGCTATTGCCAGGCCGGGCCGGAGGTATGGGCAGGGCGGACGCCGGTTGCGGCGTCGGTATCGGCATGA